A genomic segment from Etheostoma spectabile isolate EspeVRDwgs_2016 chromosome 11, UIUC_Espe_1.0, whole genome shotgun sequence encodes:
- the LOC116697707 gene encoding zinc finger protein 239 produces MLDKTSDEDQQPEHCSDCGCILVQCDSDSSNTSAHPKQQRPHKADSPSKCPSCQAGSSLPNGRRPHRRIRLDPHSCSLCSKTFISSAHLALHLASHKERKFRCSICGKHFHQASHLVAHKMIHSGDRPFKCPECGKTFGRASHLKTHRRLHTGEKPFKCTYCDKSFTQKAGLLSHVRVHTVEQPYKCEQCGEGFRSLSLLLSHKADESSGQNKPVSSAAAAAALNQPKKTQSSPENLTCGVCCRTFARSSYIRLHIRLNKGQRPYHCKVCNKTFARLDTFVNHCDKHLQEKGDKGVVKEVKDKVVKPPLFVPLSRPPPPESLSTQPLSSEVNTRSRAKAKSKTEP; encoded by the coding sequence ATGTTAGACAAAACCAGTGATGAAGACCAACAGCCTGAGCACTGCTCTGACTGTGGATGCATCCTTGTACAGTGTGACTCTGATTCAAGCAACACTTCAGCCCATCCTAAACAACAGCGTCCGCACAAAGCTGACAGTCCTTCCAAATGTCCATCCTGCCAGGCGGGCAGCAGCCTTCCAAATGGGCGACGTCCACACCGCCGCATCCGCCTGGACCCTCACAGCTGCAGCCTGTGCTCCAAAACCTTCATCTCCTCTGCCCACCTGGCCCTTCACCTCGCCTCTCACAAGGAGAGGAAGTTCAGATGTAGCATTTGTGGCAAGCACTTTCATCAAGCGTCCCACCTGGTGGCACACAAGATGATCCACAGCGGGGACAGGCCGTTTAAATGCCCGGAGTGTGGTAAGACCTTCGGCCGCGCCTCGCATCTGAAGACCCACCGGAGGCTCCACACAGGCGAGAAGCCTTTTAAGTGCACCTACTGTGACAAGTCGTTCACACAGAAGGCTGGGCTCCTGTCACACGTTCGTGTACACACAGTGGAGCAGCCATACAAGTGTGAGCAGTGTGGTGAGGGTTTTCGCTCTTTGTCACTCCTGCTCTCTCACAAGGCAGACGAGTCGTCTGGGCAGAACAAACCAGTGtcgtcagcagcagcagcagcagcactcaACCAGCCCAAGAAGACACAGAGCAGCCCTGAGAATCTGACGTGTGGCGTCTGCTGTCGCACCTTTGCACGATCATCATACATCAGACTGCACATACGCCTCAACAAAGGACAACGGCCTTATCACTGCAAAGTGTGCAACAAGACCTTCGCCAGGCTGGATACGTTTGTGAACCACTGTGATAAACACTTACAAGAGAAAGGGGATAAAGGTGTGGTGAAGGAGGTAAAAGACAAAGTTGTTAAACCTCCCTTGTTCGTCCCTCTCTCCAGGCCTCCTCCTCCTGAATCCTTATCCACTCAGCCTTTATCCTCAGAGGTCAACACACGCTCCAGAGCAAAAGCAAAGAGTAAAACAGAGCCATGA
- the prmt2 gene encoding protein arginine N-methyltransferase 2, with amino-acid sequence MQTEKEKQGDTSVEEYVALSNFSGSSSDQLCFNSGDRLLVHAKPSSEWWWAELYGVRGYVPASYLRQDAAAEEEEDNHTSLEDQWQDEEYFGSYGTLRLHLEMLSDKSRTEAYRKVIVSNSASLRSKVVMDLGCGTGIISLFCAQLAQPSEVYAVEASSMAEYTRQLVKQNGCEQVVTVLQGRAEEIELPKQVDVLVSEWMGNCLLFEFMVESVLLARDRWLKEGGVMWPSSAALTLVPCQANSYYAEKMTFWEQPYGLDFTPLQPLAQQEFFTKPKFNHVIEPDDCLTAPSDVLCLDMYTLQVKDLEEIKGQFHFCVEKPGVFHGFTSWFTVHFESLETGGATVELNTGPNSQPTHWKQTLFMLDRPVSVHAGDSISGTILLRRNPFWRRHMTITLHWSINSCKKETDNCQVGTKSFPMWR; translated from the exons ATGCAGactgagaaagagaaacaggGCGATACGTCCGTTGAAGAGTACGTTGCCCTGTCGAATTTCAGTGGAAGTAGCAGCGACCAG CTTTGTTTCAACAGCGGGGACAGGCTGCTCGTGCACGCCAAGCCTTCATCAGAGTGGTGGTGGGCAGAGTTGTATGGGGTCAGAGGTTATGTCCCTGCCAGCTACCTGCGCCAGGATGCTGCtgctgaggaagaggaagataaCCACACCTCTCTGGAGGACCAATGGCAAGATGAAGAATACTTCGGCAGTTATGGGACACTG AGGCTTCACTTGGAGATGTTGTCTGACAAGAGCCGCACTGAGGCGTACCGGAAGGTTATTGTCAGCAACAGCGCTTCCCTGAGGAGTAAGGTGGTAATGGACCTTGGGTGTGGGACTGGCATCATCAGCCTGTTCTGCGCTCAGCTGGCACAACCCTCAGAG GTGTATGCTGTGGAGGCGAGCTCCATGGCAGAGTATACCAGACAGCTGGTGAAGCAGAACGGTTGTGAGCAGGTGGTCACGGTGCTCCAGGGACGAGCTGAGGAGATCGAGCTACCAAAGCAGGTGGACGTCCTGGTGTCTGAGTGGATGGGAAACTGCCTGCTG TTTGAGTTCATGGTAGAGTCAGTTCTGCTGGCCAGGGACCGCTGGCTTAAGGAAGGCGGCGTGATGTGGCCCTCATCTGCGGCCCTTACCCTGGTGCCATGTCAGGCCAACAGCTATTATGCAGAGAAGATGACCTTCTGGGAGCAGCCCTATGGCCTGGACTTCACTCCTCTTCA GCCCTTGGCACAGCAAGAGTTCTTTACCAAGCCAAAGTTCAACCATGTCATTGAACCAGATGACTGCCTCACCGCTCCCTCTGATGTCCTATGCCTGGACATGTACACTCTGCAGGTCAAAGACCTGGAG GAAATAAAGGGTCAGTTtcatttttgtgtggaaaagcctGGTGTTTTCCATGGATTCACCTCCTGGTTCACTGTTCATTTCGAGAGCTTAGAGACGGGAGGTGCAACAGTGGAGCTAAACACCGGACCTAACTCACA GCCAACACACTGGAAGCAGACACTGTTCATGCTGGACAGGCCAGTTAGTGTGCATGCAGGAGACTCTATCAGTGGAACCATTCTCCTGCGCAGGAACCCCTTCTGGAGACGCCACATGACCATTACCCTGCACTGGAGCATTAACAGCTGCAAAAAGGAAACAGACAACTGCCAG GTTGGGACAAAGAGTTTCCCCATGTGGAGGTGA
- the ercc1 gene encoding DNA excision repair protein ERCC-1, whose protein sequence is MKKRFNINLDDSAFTRERTPPKPQFQPSSKGGQNSPASTSSLVKPASEPLAQPFSYAEYIVQSKSNVAAPTQREGPSKLLRTEGAGVTNMRQVESDSVSSASGQRETVQNCAKETESGSEVVKKREETQVADTDQKEGNDPRPYPSLGPKPLGSGSSIIVSPRQRGNPILKFVRTVPWEFGDVVPDYVLGQTTCALFLSLRYHNLNPNYIHDRLKHLGQSFTLRVLLVQVDVKDPHHTLKELARICIMADCTLILAWSPEEAGRYLETYKSYEKKPADMLKEQVEKNYLSKVTDCLTTVKSINKTDAITLLSTFSSVEGIISASKEDLVLCPGLGPQKARRLYDVLHKPFLKSKTKDS, encoded by the exons ATGAAGAAAAGATTTAACATCAACCTGGACGACTCTGCTTTCACCAGAGAAAGAACACCG CCAAAGCCGCAGTTTCAACCTTCATCAAAAGGAGGACAAAACTCCCCAGCCTCAACTTCATCTTTAGTAAAGCCTGCTTCTGAGCCATTGGCCCAGCCCTTTTCCTATGCAGAATATATCGTCCAGAGTAAAAGCAATGTGGCAGCTCCTACTCAGAGAGAGGGTCCCTCCAAACTGCTTAGGACTGAAGGTGCTGGAGTTACCAACATGAGGCAAGTTGAGTCCGATTCCGTGTCCTCTGCCTCAGGACAACGTGAAACCGTCCAGAACTGTGCTAAAGAGACTGAAAGTGGATCTGAAGTGGTTAAGAAGAGGGAGGAGACACAGGTAGCTGACACAGACCAAAAAGAAGGGAACGATCCAAGGCCGTATCCAAGCCTGGGTCCCAAACCACTGGGGTCTGGAAGCAGCATCATTGTCAGTCCTCGACAG AGGGGAAATCCTATCCTGAAGTTTGTGAGGACTGTCCCTTGGGAGTTTGGAGATGTTGTACCAGACTATGTCCTGGGTCAGACAACTTGTGCTCTCTtcctcag TCTGAGGTATCACAATCTCAATCCCAACTACATCCATGACCGTCTCAAGCATCTTGGCCAGAGTTTTACCCTGCGAGTGTTACTGGTACAAGTAGATGTG AAAGATCCTCATCATACGTTGAAGGAACTGGCTCGCATCTGCATTATGGCTGACTGCACCCTCATCTTGGCTTGGAG TCCAGAGGAAGCAGGGCGTTACCTGGAAACGTATAAGTCATATGAAAAGAAACCAGCAGACATGCTGAAGGAGCAAGTTGAAAAAAACTATCTTTCAAAG GTTACTGATTGCCTGACCACTGTGAAGTCTATAAACAAGACCGATGCCATTACCCTGCTGTCCACTTTCTCA tctgTAGAAGGAATCATCAGTGCCTCCAAGGAAGACTTGGTTCTCTGTCCAGGCCTTGGACCacaaaaa GCAAGGCGACTCTATGATGTGCTGCATAAGCCCTTCCTCAAGTCAAAGACAAAAGACAGCTGA